One Alosa alosa isolate M-15738 ecotype Scorff River chromosome 22, AALO_Geno_1.1, whole genome shotgun sequence DNA segment encodes these proteins:
- the ndufaf8 gene encoding NADH dehydrogenase [ubiquinone] 1 alpha subcomplex assembly factor 8, translated as MSGTNAWKRSRDRMKLFPELLAQCVPEATAYGKCVTATTVGKQELQKDLCVKEFEALKTCFTSAAKKAGK; from the exons ATGTCAGGGACAAATGCTTGGAAGCGCAGTCGAGACCGAATGAAGCTTTTCCCAGAGCTGCTGGCGCAATGTGTACCGGAG GCAACTGCATACGGCAAGTGTGTGACAGCGACGACCGTGGGCAAACAGGAGTTGCAGAAAGACTTGTGCGTGAAAGAGTTTGAAGCGCTGAAGACGTGCTTCACATCAGCG GCAAAGAAAGCTGGGAAATAG
- the tepsin gene encoding AP-4 complex accessory subunit Tepsin produces the protein MATLIERLAFLQKVPTLMKATSDDETPCPGYLFEEIGKISHESVGYCQCLLEYLLERLQVQSCQVKIKVLKILLHLCGHGPPHLLTELRRNATFIQEVIAYSGPPHPIHGNAPYQKARAAAQDLASLLFTDSVSPESAVSPCRVATASTGMGSNSSPRSGMQGFGYSPGKSSGGGTFLDKIQKAAEVMASAVLPPSEQPGIRLQENHYRAVVAPSGVVEVAVPACAYSMPAHTYRVTLRCPGQVGGGWEENDSGHSSSHNSSQENAGASRTSLDASSKSGGTTDSQSAASRESGDLSERVEAIQLGDCGQEMALITGLTEGSKVFLSREESQHFIKECSTLNCEVVVELLSRRLKESTQTVQMRAMCALACLMSSDLLSLEQIYSVTHKRLAQLSQGTPGPVTNKATKLLRQFEALLAGQIQHNLPSLATDSPSLTAQSPLPRPSLTDGVLHPSPITGSPATSKPHQEPEPQLEPGPHEEPEPEPPTRPSRSPLSDQNRIAGLGRGPLDPIEGPKESPPESGYAELESRLEGSEPEPGPGGEEREACEVLPPVSSSPTLGRLSLFSGMELVNRARPPPQLLETASVGMDLSVATTTENPSVEMEEAEPELESEFVLSQHSDSDRDTSIVQASGDLRQQDRLQDRSAFSFLNV, from the exons ATGGCAACCTTGATAGAGCGACTTGCTTTTCTTCAGAAA gtccCAACCTTAATGAAGGCTACGTCTGATGACGAGACACCTTGTCCTGGCTATCTTTTTGAAGAAATCGGAA AAATCTCCCATGAGTCTGTTGGCTACTGCCAGTGTCTGTTGGAGTACCTGCTGGAGCGGCTCCAGGTCCAGTCTTGTCAGGTGAAAATCAAG GTCCTGAAGATCTTGCTGCACCTTTGCGGCCATGGCCCCCCTCACCTACTGACCGAGCTGCGACGCAACGCCACCTTCATCCAGGAGGTGATTG CGTACAGTGGACCTCCTCATCCCATCCATGGAAATGCTCCCTATCAGAAAGCTCGAGCTGCAGCTCAG GACCTGGCCAGTTTGCTGTTTACAGATTCGGTGTCCCCAGAGTCCGCCGTGTCCCCCTGCAGAGTGGCCACTGCAAGCACAG GAATGGGCTCCAATTCATCTCCGCGATCTGGCATGCAGGGCTTCGGCTACAGCCCTGGAAAGTCATCTG GCGGCGGCACCTTTCTGGATAAGATCCAGAAGGCGGCTGAAGTGATGGCCAGTGCCGTTCTGCCCCCCTCCGAGCAGCCAGGCATCCGCCTGCAGGAGAACCACTACCGCGCGGTGGTGGCGCCCTCTGGTGTGGTGGAAGTGGCGGTGCCAGCGTGTGCCTACAGCATGCCAGCTCACACCTAcagag TGACACTCAGGTGTCCTGGTCAGGTTGGCGGAGGCTGGGAGGAGAATGACAGCGGCCACAGCTCCTCCCACAACTCCTCCCAGGAGAACGCCGGTGCCAGCCGGACCTCGCTGGACGCCAGCAGCAAGTCAGGAGGCACCACCGACAGCCAATCCGCTGCCAGCCGAGAGAGCGGCGACCTATCAGAacg TGTGGAAGCGATTCAGCTGGGCGACTGTGGCCAGGAGATGGCGCTCATCACCGGTCTGACCGAGGGCTCCAAAGTCTTCCTGTCCCGAGAGGAGAGCCAGCACTTCATCAAAGA GTGTTCTACTCTGAACTGTGAGGTTGTGGTGGAGCTCCTCTCCAGAAGACTTAAGGAGTCGACACAGACTGTTCAAATG agggcgaTGTGTGCATTGGCATGCCTCATGTCATCAGACCTGCTGTCATTGGAGCAGATCTACAGTGTCACCCACAAGCGCCTCGCCCAGCTCAGCCAAGGAACACCTGGGCCTGTCACCAACAAAGCCACCAAG CTCCTGAGGCAGTTTGAGGCTCTCTTGGCAGGTCAAATACAACATAACCTGCCGTCCTTGGCCACGGACAGCCCCAGCCTCACTGCCCAGTCACCGCTTCCCAGACCCTCCCTCACCGACGGTGTCCTACACCCCAGCCCCATCACGGGGTCCCCtgccacctccaaacctcaccaGGAGCCAGAACCCCAACTGGAACCAGGACCGCACGAGgaaccagaaccagaaccaccAACTAGGCCTTCAAGGAGCCCCCTCAGTGATCAGAACCGGATAGCGGGCTTGGGAAGAGGGCCACTTGACCCGATTGAGGGGCCCAAGGAAAGCCCTCCAGAGTCAGGGTATGCGGAGCTCGAGTCCAGGCTGGAGGGgtcagagccagagccaggccCTGGTGGTGAGGAGAGGGAGGCGTGTGAGGTTTTGCCCCCCGTCTCCTCCTCACCTACTCTGGGTAGACTGTCGCTGTTTAGTGGCATGGAGTTGGTAAACAGAGCAAGGCCTCCTCCACAGCTCCTGGAGACAGCTTCTGTTGGCATGGATCTGTCGGTTGCCACGACAACGGAGAACCCATctgtggagatggaggaggcagAACCAGAACTTGAATCAGAATTTGTTCTGTCTCAGCATTCCGATTCAGACAGAGACACCAGTATTGTCCAAGCTAGTGGTGACCTTAGACAGCAAGATCGCCTACAAGATCGGTCTGCTTTCTCCTTCCTTAACGTATGA
- the si:dkey-21c1.1 gene encoding uncharacterized protein si:dkey-21c1.1 isoform X1 yields the protein MLTESRKRRRSSDSEGGQVLPQAKRPGGGNALLPDLGRDAWDSESSSSDSSGISSPERLAGASGGSSSSSSSLGSMKAFGADGGGRGNYITQAPCSPATSSNPGDEPLHAMSYHDINRVLREAHFASLRTRSHPGAT from the exons ATGTTGACAGAAAGCAG GAAGCGCAGGCGAAGCAGTGACAGTGAAGGCGGTCAAGTCCTCCCCCAGGCGAAGAGGCCTGGCGGGGGCAACGCCCTTCTGCCCGACCTGGGGCGTGACGCCTGGGACTCAGAG TCGTCCAGCAGCGACAGCAGCGGCATCAGCAGCCCAGAGCGTCTGGCAGGAGCcagtggcggcagcagcagcagcagcagtagtctCGGCAGCATGAAGGCCTTCGGCGCGGACGGCGGAGGCCGAGGGAACTACATTACCCAGGCTCCCTGCAGCCCGGCGACCTCCTCGAACCCGGGTGACGAGCCGCTGCACGCCATGAGCTACCACGACATCAACCGCGTCCTGCGGGAGGCCCACTTCGCCAGCCTGAGGACCAGGAGCCACCCGGGCGCCACATGA
- the si:dkey-21c1.1 gene encoding uncharacterized protein si:dkey-21c1.1 isoform X2, protein MISTKRRRSSDSEGGQVLPQAKRPGGGNALLPDLGRDAWDSESSSSDSSGISSPERLAGASGGSSSSSSSLGSMKAFGADGGGRGNYITQAPCSPATSSNPGDEPLHAMSYHDINRVLREAHFASLRTRSHPGAT, encoded by the exons ATGATTTCAAC GAAGCGCAGGCGAAGCAGTGACAGTGAAGGCGGTCAAGTCCTCCCCCAGGCGAAGAGGCCTGGCGGGGGCAACGCCCTTCTGCCCGACCTGGGGCGTGACGCCTGGGACTCAGAG TCGTCCAGCAGCGACAGCAGCGGCATCAGCAGCCCAGAGCGTCTGGCAGGAGCcagtggcggcagcagcagcagcagcagtagtctCGGCAGCATGAAGGCCTTCGGCGCGGACGGCGGAGGCCGAGGGAACTACATTACCCAGGCTCCCTGCAGCCCGGCGACCTCCTCGAACCCGGGTGACGAGCCGCTGCACGCCATGAGCTACCACGACATCAACCGCGTCCTGCGGGAGGCCCACTTCGCCAGCCTGAGGACCAGGAGCCACCCGGGCGCCACATGA
- the si:dkey-21c1.4 gene encoding uncharacterized protein C17orf80 homolog isoform X1 — translation MTGKQKGNVVGELCPYCGRTFKRLKTHLNHCKMAPAVASPKSADTLSEDALLKAVVVKSKKKTTAAATSRDQLSSSSQGKTESLSDLKTKNRNKKLVKPAEPITSTPLASPQTTNPASDSLSEDTGQIKRKWPGRSKQETEKEKLSAVLMETGRISLPKATALGKITLAANVLKGSTGGGEQREVTKATKLKNAAKSKASLRLPVEENGLAVPLTTAMASVQERTHKALHKPHTENDQHFNPSHLKPQIQTHFQEEVKASWQGRGKDLLSVKVPDSDVSYTYKVKTSVWDHIKGGLLSRKYGVPMTASLVGTKPQVGNGTTALTISLPQSVMNPQKAASLEGPFMKCADSSKPPQVTLLASQSDALSSNPRSLEWMSTVTAGYHGMEVYRPPGRLAQGHEQYWMKPSPAPLPPTPLPVPEVLGGSKRPQGPSSSLNSGGQAFSLSIVPLAERRFGDVTLNELLPWLADRTPQSPKEGLAILKNGWQWYYRRYIDVRKGGIGGVGMLIAGYCVLSYVWSYPHLSEFYQLY, via the exons ATGACTG GAAAGCAAAAGGGTAACGTGGTTGGTGAGCTGTGCCCTTACTGTGGGAGGACATTCAAGAGGCTTAAAACTCATCTTAATCACTGCAAGATGGCTCCCGCTGTTGCGTCCCCCAAAAGTGCAGACACCCTGAGTGAGGATGCTCTCCTTAAGGCCGTGGTAGTCAAGAGTAAGAAGAAGACGACTGCAGCTGCAACAAGCCGAGACCAACTTTCTTCTTCCAGTCAGGGTAAAACTGAATCTCTGTCTGATTTGAAAaccaaaaatagaaataaaaagtTAGTGAAACCAGCAGAACCTATTACCTCAACTCCTCTCGCATCTCCTCAAACTACCAACCCTGCATCAGATAGTCTAAGTGAAGACACGGGGCAAATTAAAAGGAAATGGCCAGGAAGGAGTAAacaggagacagagaaagagaagctgTCTGCTGTTTTGATGGAAACGGGCAGAATATCATTACCGAAAGCTACGGCTTTAGGAAAAATCACACTGGCTGCGAATGTCTTGAAGGGATCAACCggtggaggagagcagagagaggtcaCCAAAGCTACCAAACTCAAAAACGCAGCCAAGTCAAAGGCTTCACTTCGCTTGCCAGTCGAGGAGAATGGTCTTGCTGTTCCTCTCACTACAGCAATGGCGTCTGTTCAGGAACGCACACATAAAGCTCTGCATAAACCTCACACAGAAAACGACCAGCACTTCAATCCGTCCCACTTGAAACCCCAAATTCAAACACATTTCCAGGAAGAAGTGAAGGCAAGTTGGCAGGGCCGAGGCAAAGACCTGTTGAGTGTGAAAGTGCCAGACAGTGATGTGTCATACACCTACAAAGTGAAGACTAGTGTGTGGGATCACATTAAGGGTGGTCTACTGAGCAGGAAGTATGGAGTGCCGATGACTGCGTCCTTGGTGGGGACTAAACCACAGGTTGGCAATGGAACCACAGCTCTCACGATCAGTCTGCCTCAATCTGTCATGAATCCTCAGAAGGCTGCGTCCTTGGAAGGCCCCTTCATGAAGTGTGCAGACTCCTCAAAGCCCCCACAGGTCACCCTACTAGCGTCCCAAAGTGACGCCCTCAGCTCAAATCCCCGGAGCCTGGAGTGGATGTCCACTGTTACTGCAGGTTACCATGGGATGGAGGTGTACAGACCTCCAGGGAGGCTGGCCCAAGGGCACGAGCAGTACTGGATGAAGCCTTCCCCCGCACCCTTGCCACCCACCCCTCTACCAG TGCCTGAGGTTTTAGGTGGGTCCAAGAGACCGCAAGGTCCATCTTCATCTTTGAACTCGGGGGGACAGGCCTTTAGCCTCAGTATAG tccCCCTTGCAGAGAGGAGATTTGGTGACGTTACACTGAATGAATTGCTTCCCTGGCTTGCAGACCGAACACCACAGTCACCTAAAGAGGGGTtagccattttgaaaaatg GTTGGCAGTGGTATTACAGACGGTATATTGACGTACGTAAGGGTGGTATTGGAGGGGTCGGCATGCTTATTGCTGGCTACTGTGTCCTAAGCTACGTGTGGAGTTACCCACACCTAAGTGAGTTCTATCAACTATATTAA
- the si:dkey-21c1.4 gene encoding uncharacterized protein si:dkey-21c1.4 isoform X2, with translation MTGKQKGNVVGELCPYCGRTFKRLKTHLNHCKMAPAVASPKSADTLSEDALLKAVVVKSKKKTTAAATSRDQLSSSSQGKTESLSDLKTKNRNKKLVKPAEPITSTPLASPQTTNPASDSLSEDTGQIKRKWPGRSKQETEKEKLSAVLMETGRISLPKATALGKITLAANVLKGSTGGGEQREVTKATKLKNAAKSKASLRLPVEENGLAVPLTTAMASVQERTHKALHKPHTENDQHFNPSHLKPQIQTHFQEEVKASWQGRGKDLLSVKVPDSDVSYTYKVKTSVWDHIKGGLLSRKYGVPMTASLVGTKPQVGNGTTALTISLPQSVMNPQKAASLEGPFMKCADSSKPPQVTLLASQSDALSSNPRSLEWMSTVTAGYHGMEVYRPPGRLAQGHEQYWMKPSPAPLPPTPLPVPLAERRFGDVTLNELLPWLADRTPQSPKEGLAILKNGWQWYYRRYIDVRKGGIGGVGMLIAGYCVLSYVWSYPHLSEFYQLY, from the exons ATGACTG GAAAGCAAAAGGGTAACGTGGTTGGTGAGCTGTGCCCTTACTGTGGGAGGACATTCAAGAGGCTTAAAACTCATCTTAATCACTGCAAGATGGCTCCCGCTGTTGCGTCCCCCAAAAGTGCAGACACCCTGAGTGAGGATGCTCTCCTTAAGGCCGTGGTAGTCAAGAGTAAGAAGAAGACGACTGCAGCTGCAACAAGCCGAGACCAACTTTCTTCTTCCAGTCAGGGTAAAACTGAATCTCTGTCTGATTTGAAAaccaaaaatagaaataaaaagtTAGTGAAACCAGCAGAACCTATTACCTCAACTCCTCTCGCATCTCCTCAAACTACCAACCCTGCATCAGATAGTCTAAGTGAAGACACGGGGCAAATTAAAAGGAAATGGCCAGGAAGGAGTAAacaggagacagagaaagagaagctgTCTGCTGTTTTGATGGAAACGGGCAGAATATCATTACCGAAAGCTACGGCTTTAGGAAAAATCACACTGGCTGCGAATGTCTTGAAGGGATCAACCggtggaggagagcagagagaggtcaCCAAAGCTACCAAACTCAAAAACGCAGCCAAGTCAAAGGCTTCACTTCGCTTGCCAGTCGAGGAGAATGGTCTTGCTGTTCCTCTCACTACAGCAATGGCGTCTGTTCAGGAACGCACACATAAAGCTCTGCATAAACCTCACACAGAAAACGACCAGCACTTCAATCCGTCCCACTTGAAACCCCAAATTCAAACACATTTCCAGGAAGAAGTGAAGGCAAGTTGGCAGGGCCGAGGCAAAGACCTGTTGAGTGTGAAAGTGCCAGACAGTGATGTGTCATACACCTACAAAGTGAAGACTAGTGTGTGGGATCACATTAAGGGTGGTCTACTGAGCAGGAAGTATGGAGTGCCGATGACTGCGTCCTTGGTGGGGACTAAACCACAGGTTGGCAATGGAACCACAGCTCTCACGATCAGTCTGCCTCAATCTGTCATGAATCCTCAGAAGGCTGCGTCCTTGGAAGGCCCCTTCATGAAGTGTGCAGACTCCTCAAAGCCCCCACAGGTCACCCTACTAGCGTCCCAAAGTGACGCCCTCAGCTCAAATCCCCGGAGCCTGGAGTGGATGTCCACTGTTACTGCAGGTTACCATGGGATGGAGGTGTACAGACCTCCAGGGAGGCTGGCCCAAGGGCACGAGCAGTACTGGATGAAGCCTTCCCCCGCACCCTTGCCACCCACCCCTCTACCAG tccCCCTTGCAGAGAGGAGATTTGGTGACGTTACACTGAATGAATTGCTTCCCTGGCTTGCAGACCGAACACCACAGTCACCTAAAGAGGGGTtagccattttgaaaaatg GTTGGCAGTGGTATTACAGACGGTATATTGACGTACGTAAGGGTGGTATTGGAGGGGTCGGCATGCTTATTGCTGGCTACTGTGTCCTAAGCTACGTGTGGAGTTACCCACACCTAAGTGAGTTCTATCAACTATATTAA